In one Nicotiana tomentosiformis chromosome 6, ASM39032v3, whole genome shotgun sequence genomic region, the following are encoded:
- the LOC138893615 gene encoding uncharacterized protein: protein MFFDGAANFKGVGIREVLISESGQHYPASTKIIFPCTNNMAEYRACILGMRMAVGMNIKELLVIRDFELLIHQALGEWSTKNVKILPYLRCLKELCKKFTKIKFKHVPSIQNEFADSLATLSSLIQHPDKNYIDPIEVEIRDQHAYCFHIEEEPDGKLWYHDIKKFLATKVYLENATNGQKQALKRLANHFFLNREVLYRRIPDFCLLRCVDAAEATRLLEEIHAGTCGP from the coding sequence atgtttttcgatggagcagcAAATTTTAAAGGAGTCGGAATTAGGGAAGTCCTGATTTCAGAATCTGGACAACACTATCCAGCATCAACAAAGATAATAttcccttgtaccaataatatggctgaatacAGAGCGTGCATCCTTGGAATGAGAATGGCAGTCGGCATGAAtatcaaagaacttttggtcataaGAGATTTTGAATTGCTTATACACCAAGCCCTAGGAGAATGGtccaccaagaatgtcaagatactACCGTACCTGCGCTGTTTGAAGGAGCTATGCAAAAAGTTCACAAAGATTAAGTTCAAGCACGTCCCCAGTATTCAGAACGAGTTCGCCGACTCCCTTGCAACCCTATCGTCTTTGATTCAACATCCAGATAAGAACTACATCGACCCTATCGAGGTAGAGATCAGGGATCAACATGCCTATTGCTTCCATATAGAAGAAGAACCCGATGGTAAGCTATGGTACCACGACATCAAGAAATTCCTTGCGACCAAGGTATACCTAGAGaatgctactaatggtcaaaagcAAGCCCTCAAGAGGCTGGCAAACCACTTTTTCCTCAACAGGGAAGTCCTGTACAGGAGGATCCCAGACTTttgtttgttgagatgtgtagacgCTGCTGAAGCAACCCGACTATTGGAGGAAATACATGCTGGGACATGCGGGCCCTAG